From Glycine max cultivar Williams 82 chromosome 11, Glycine_max_v4.0, whole genome shotgun sequence, the proteins below share one genomic window:
- the LOC100779891 gene encoding 50S ribosomal protein L12, chloroplastic, translating to MVIVTSTHPITNPFIISLSYLDPSLHFFHSLPPSNPKPAKTFLHKMASTTLTTLTLRTLSYPTPSSSYPTHLSAKPSSLQFPNLSHRAATTRRPRVVVSAVEAPEKITKLGDEIAGLTLEEAKNLVDFLQDKLGVSAAAFAPVAVAAGAGGAVADAPAVVEEKTEFDVVIEEVPSNARIAVIKAVRALTNLALKEAKELIEGLPKKFKEGISKDEAEDAKKQLEEAGAKVTIA from the coding sequence ATGGTAATAGTCACCTCAACCCACCCCATAACCAACCCCTTCATAATCTCCTTATCCTATCTTGATCCTTCACTTCACTTCTTCCATTCTCTCCCTCCCTCAAATCCCAAACCAGCAAAAACCTTTCTTCACAAAATGGCCTCAACAACTCTAACAACCCTCACCCTCCGCACGCTATCTTATCCTACACCCTCCTCTTCTTACCCTACGCACCTCTCCGCCAAACCCTCCTCCCTCCAATTCCCCAATCTCTCCCACCGCGCCGCCACCACGCGCCGCCCCCGTGTCGTCGTCTCCGCCGTTGAGGCGCCGGAGAAAATCACCAAGCTCGGCGACGAAATCGCCGGACTCACGCTCGAGGAGGCCAAGAACCTCGTCGACTTCCTCCAGGACAAGCTCGGCGTCTCCGCGGCGGCGTTCGCCCCTGTGGCAGTCGCCGCGGGTGCCGGCGGCGCTGTGGCGGACGCGCCGGCGGTGGTTGAGGAGAAGACGGAGTTCGACGTGGTGATCGAGGAGGTGCCGAGCAACGCTCGAATCGCGGTGATTAAGGCGGTGAGGGCATTGACGAACCTAGCGCTGAAGGAGGCGAAGGAGTTGATCGAAGGGTTGCCGAAGAAGTTCAAGGAAGGGATTTCAAAGGACGAAGCTGAAGATGCGAAGAAGCAACTCGAAGAAGCTGGTGCCAAGGTTACCATTGCTTAA
- the LOC100779358 gene encoding protein arginine methyltransferase NDUFAF7 homolog, mitochondrial, whose translation MLRQVLRQCYSLHRPAVNVYAVPRFYRRRLCSSSSSSESTAATISIDRSSLYNPPEHSHHPTSDSELVKHLKGIIKFRGGPISLGEYMSEVLTNPKAGYYINRDVFGAEGDFITSPEVSQMFGEMVGVWVMCLWEQMGQPQGVNLVELGPGRGTLMADLLRGASKFKNFIESLHVHLVECSPALQKLQHQNLKCTDEENASQDTDTRTARSLFGTPVSWHATLEQVPSGSPTIIIAHEFFDALPVHQFQKASRGWCEKMVDVAEDSSFHFVLSPQPTPATLYLLKRCKWAAPEEIADLNQIEVSPQAMELTQTIVDRISSDGGGALIIDYGLNGVISDSLQAIRKHKFVNLLDNPGSADLSAYVDFASIRHSAEEASGEVSVHGPITQSEFLGLLGINFRVEALLQNCTEEQAESLRTGYWRLVGDGEASFWEGPDEGVPIGMGTRYKAMAIVNKKQGVPVPFQ comes from the exons ATGCTGAGACAAGTGTTGCGACAATGTTACTCACTTCATCGTCCCGCAGTGAATGTGTACGCAGTGCCGCGGTTTTATCGGAGAAggctttgttcttcttcttcttcttcagagtCCACTGCCGCTACAATCTCCATCGACCGTTCTTCCCTTTACAATCCACCTG AGCATTCTCACCACCCCACTTCTGATTCCGAACTCGTCAAACACCTCAAAGGCATAATCAAG TTTCGTGGAGGCCCTATTTCGCTAGGTGAGTACATGTCCGAGGTTTTGACAAATCCTAAAGCTGGTTATTACATCAATCGAGATGTTTTTGGAGCAGAAGGTGATTTTATCACCTCACCTGAAGTTAGCCAGATGTTTGGTGAG ATGGTTGGTGTCTGGGTGATGTGTCTTTGGGAGCAAATGGGCCAACCACAAGGAGTAAATCTAGTTGAGCTTGGCCCGGGGCGAGGAACTCTCATGGCCGATCTCCTTCGC gGTGCTTCAAAGTTTAAGAACTTCATTGAGTCATTGCATGTACACTTGGTGGAGTGTAGTCCAGCACTACAGAAGCTTCAGCACCAGAACTTGAAATGCACTGATGAAGAGAATGCTTCTCAAGATACTGATACAAGAACAGCCAGGTCCTTGTTTGGAACTCCTGTATCATGGCATGCTACACTGGAGCAGGTTCCTTCAGGAT CGCCAACAATTATTATTGCGCATGAGTTCTTCGATGCCCTACCAGTCCATCAGTTTCAG AAAGCATCTCGTGGCTGGTGTGAGAAAATGGTTGATGTGGCAGAAGATTCATC GTTTCATTTTGTTCTTTCACCACAGCCTACACCTGCTACTCTCTATCTATTAAAGCGGTGCAAGTGGGCTGCACCTGAGGAAATTGCAGATCTCAATCAAATTGAAGTTTCCCCTCAAGCCATGGAGTTGACTCAGACCATTGTTGACAGGATAAGTTCTGATGGGGGTGGAGCTCTAATCATTGACTATGGCTTGAATGGAGTAATCTCGGACAGTCTTCAG GCAATTCGGAAACACAAGTTTGTCAACCTTCTAGACAATCCTGGATCAGCAGATCTCAGTGCATATGTTGACTTTGCTTCCATTAGGCATTCCGCGGAGGAAGCTTCAG GAGAAGTGTCTGTTCATGGACCAATTACTCAATCTGAATTTCTCGGTTTGCTTGGAATAAATTTTCGTGTTGAGGCACTCCTACAAAACTGCACGGAGGAACAGGCTGAATCTTTGAGGACAGGATACTGGCGTCTTGTAGGTGATGGTGAAGCTTCCTTTTGGGAAGGACCTGATGAAGGTGTTCCCATTGGTATGGGTACTCGCTACAAGGCAATGGCTATTGTTAACAAGAAGCAGGGTGTTCCAGTTCCTTTTCAATAA
- the LOC100780423 gene encoding thioredoxin-like protein YLS8 isoform X2, with protein sequence MPIELLNTEPFMSNKMDEVLASVAEKIKNFAVIYLVDITEVPDFNTMYELYEPCTVMFFFRNKHIMIDLGTGNNNKINWALKDKQEFIDIVETVYRGARKGRGLVISPKDYSTKYRY encoded by the exons ATGCCAATTGAATTGCTGAACACGGAGCCTTTTATGTCGAATAAG ATGGATGAAGTGCTGGCATCGGTTgctgaaaagataaaaaacttcGCAGTGATTTATCTTGTGGATATCACTGAGGTGCCGGATTTCAACACCATGTACGAGTTGTATGAGCCGTGCACCGTTATGTTCTTTTTTAGGAACAAGCATATTATGATAGACCTTGGAACCGGAAACAACAATAAGATCAATTGGGCACTCAAAGACAAGCAAGAGTTCATTGATATTGTCGAAACAGTGTACCGTGGTGCAAGGAAGGGACGTGGTCTAGTCATTTCTCCCAAAGATTACTCTACCAAGTACCGCTACTGA
- the LOC100780423 gene encoding thioredoxin-like protein YLS8 isoform X1: MSYLLPHLHSEEERVVVIRFGHDWDDTCMQMDEVLASVAEKIKNFAVIYLVDITEVPDFNTMYELYEPCTVMFFFRNKHIMIDLGTGNNNKINWALKDKQEFIDIVETVYRGARKGRGLVISPKDYSTKYRY, from the exons ATGTCATACTTGCTACCTCATTTGCACTCCGAAGAAGAACGAGTTGTTGTCATTCGCTTCGGTCATGATTGGGATGACACCTGCATGCAG ATGGATGAAGTGCTGGCATCGGTTgctgaaaagataaaaaacttcGCAGTGATTTATCTTGTGGATATCACTGAGGTGCCGGATTTCAACACCATGTACGAGTTGTATGAGCCGTGCACCGTTATGTTCTTTTTTAGGAACAAGCATATTATGATAGACCTTGGAACCGGAAACAACAATAAGATCAATTGGGCACTCAAAGACAAGCAAGAGTTCATTGATATTGTCGAAACAGTGTACCGTGGTGCAAGGAAGGGACGTGGTCTAGTCATTTCTCCCAAAGATTACTCTACCAAGTACCGCTACTGA